A genome region from Nocardioides cynanchi includes the following:
- a CDS encoding SDR family NAD(P)-dependent oxidoreductase, producing MGRFDGRVAVVTGAARGIGFGIASRFAAEGASVAVLDLDEASAAESAGRLEAGGGTQQHLGIACDVSDSASVQAAVDRVVAELGALHILVNNAGVTRDNLLFKMTDDDWDLVMGVHLRGAFLMTRAAQKHFVEQKYGKVICLSSVSALGNRGQANYAAAKMGIQGFVRTLGIELGPFGVTANAIAPGFIATDMTDATAARVGMPVEEFRKAAADRNPVRRVGFPEDIAAAAAFLCSDEASYITGQTLYVDGGAKLV from the coding sequence ATGGGTCGCTTCGACGGGCGGGTCGCCGTCGTCACCGGAGCCGCACGCGGCATCGGGTTCGGGATCGCCAGCCGCTTCGCCGCCGAGGGGGCCTCGGTGGCCGTCCTCGACCTCGACGAGGCCTCCGCCGCCGAGTCGGCCGGCCGCCTCGAAGCCGGCGGCGGCACCCAGCAGCACCTCGGGATCGCCTGCGACGTCAGCGACTCGGCGTCGGTGCAGGCCGCGGTCGACCGGGTGGTCGCCGAGCTCGGCGCACTGCACATCCTGGTCAACAACGCCGGCGTCACCCGCGACAACCTGCTCTTCAAGATGACCGACGACGACTGGGACCTCGTGATGGGCGTGCACCTGCGCGGTGCCTTCCTGATGACCCGGGCCGCGCAGAAGCACTTCGTCGAGCAGAAGTACGGCAAGGTGATCTGCCTCTCGAGTGTCTCCGCCCTGGGCAACCGCGGCCAGGCCAACTACGCGGCCGCGAAGATGGGGATCCAGGGCTTCGTGCGCACACTCGGCATCGAGCTCGGCCCGTTCGGGGTCACCGCGAACGCGATCGCGCCCGGCTTCATCGCCACCGACATGACCGACGCCACGGCGGCCCGGGTGGGCATGCCGGTCGAGGAGTTCCGCAAGGCGGCGGCCGATCGCAACCCGGTGCGGCGCGTCGGCTTCCCCGAGGACATCGCAGCCGCCGCGGCATTCCTGTGCAGCGACGAGGCGTCGTACATCACCGGCCAGACGCTGTACGTCGACGGGGGCGCCAAGCTTGTCTGA
- a CDS encoding DUF3048 domain-containing protein, whose translation MRRIALSLSALTATSLLLTACGGSSSSSPDASNPDSLAGGQTLTQYWPLTGLKVPSNQSATLDHPVLVTKMDNTLSSSPQVGLSKADMVVEELVEGGLTRLAAFFYSDIPTNVGPVRSMRASDIDIVSPVHPSIVTSGAAAKTIALIHGASIPFFGESAKGMYRSSTRTAPYNLFVHLNEVATAAKLKKAATPPDYFSWGTEKDFPKGPKAASITAQFSGGHSTQWTYTNGSYHNDNSNAPAGDQFPATTVLVLRVKEGLAGYLDPAGNPVPQTLLTGKGKAMVFHDGRMVAATWHKGKAASPITFTTRKGQLKVPAGHTWVELVPINGGNVTFTKK comes from the coding sequence GTGCGACGCATCGCCCTGTCCCTGTCCGCCCTCACCGCGACCAGCCTGCTGCTGACCGCCTGTGGCGGCTCGTCCAGCTCGAGCCCGGACGCCAGCAACCCCGACTCCCTGGCCGGCGGTCAGACGCTCACGCAGTACTGGCCGCTGACCGGCCTGAAGGTGCCGTCCAACCAGTCAGCCACCCTCGACCACCCGGTCCTGGTGACCAAGATGGACAACACCCTGTCCAGCTCGCCGCAGGTCGGGCTGAGCAAGGCGGACATGGTCGTCGAGGAGCTCGTCGAGGGTGGTCTGACGCGGCTCGCGGCGTTCTTCTACTCCGACATCCCCACCAACGTGGGCCCGGTGCGCTCGATGCGGGCCAGCGACATCGACATCGTCTCGCCGGTGCACCCCTCGATCGTCACCAGCGGTGCTGCGGCCAAGACCATCGCCCTGATCCACGGGGCCTCGATCCCGTTCTTCGGTGAGAGCGCCAAGGGCATGTACCGCTCGTCGACGCGGACGGCGCCGTACAACCTGTTCGTGCATCTCAACGAGGTCGCCACGGCGGCCAAGCTCAAGAAGGCGGCGACGCCGCCCGACTACTTCAGCTGGGGCACGGAGAAGGACTTCCCGAAGGGGCCGAAGGCCGCCTCGATCACTGCTCAGTTCTCCGGTGGGCACAGCACGCAGTGGACCTACACCAACGGCAGCTACCACAACGACAACAGCAACGCCCCGGCCGGCGACCAGTTCCCGGCCACCACGGTGCTGGTGCTGCGGGTCAAGGAGGGCCTCGCCGGCTACCTCGACCCGGCGGGCAACCCCGTGCCGCAGACGCTGCTGACCGGCAAGGGCAAGGCGATGGTCTTCCACGACGGCCGGATGGTCGCCGCGACCTGGCACAAGGGCAAGGCCGCGTCGCCGATCACGTTCACGACCCGCAAGGGCCAGCTGAAGGTGCCGGCCGGTCACACCTGGGTCGAGCTGGTGCCGATCAACGGCGGCAACGTCACCTTCACGAAGAAGTAG
- a CDS encoding TetR/AcrR family transcriptional regulator, with amino-acid sequence MTKSARRLAPKVPSLPGTSRRAQYSASTRRALVDAAQGLFTEHGYAATSLDAIVAEARVTKGALYHHYSGKQALFEAVFERVESAGAASIQQALTGHQDPWQKALSGLHAFLEVVRQPSYSRIVIQDGPSVLGYERFREQEERSTFAYVLDIVGAVLRAGEWDLDPQLQHTFARIFFGAMSSSGTSVSTSEDADAEAERVEVAITFILSGLRALAEQGVELGSGSLEATSS; translated from the coding sequence ATGACCAAGAGCGCGCGCCGGCTGGCGCCCAAGGTCCCGTCACTGCCCGGGACGAGCCGCCGGGCGCAGTACTCCGCCTCGACGAGGCGGGCCCTGGTCGACGCCGCGCAGGGACTGTTCACCGAGCACGGCTACGCCGCCACGTCGCTGGACGCGATCGTCGCCGAGGCCAGGGTGACCAAGGGTGCGCTGTACCACCACTACTCCGGCAAGCAGGCGCTGTTCGAGGCGGTCTTCGAACGCGTCGAGTCGGCCGGCGCGGCCTCCATCCAGCAGGCGCTGACGGGTCACCAGGACCCCTGGCAGAAGGCGCTGTCCGGTCTGCACGCCTTCCTCGAGGTGGTCCGGCAGCCGTCGTACAGCCGGATCGTGATCCAGGACGGCCCGTCCGTGCTGGGCTACGAGCGGTTCCGGGAGCAGGAGGAACGGTCGACGTTCGCCTACGTGCTCGACATCGTCGGCGCGGTGCTGCGGGCGGGCGAGTGGGATCTCGACCCTCAGCTGCAGCACACCTTCGCCCGGATCTTCTTCGGGGCGATGTCGTCGTCGGGCACGAGCGTCTCGACGTCGGAGGACGCCGACGCCGAGGCCGAGCGGGTGGAGGTCGCGATCACCTTCATCCTCTCGGGCCTGCGCGCCCTCGCCGAGCAGGGCGTGGAGCTCGGCTCCGGCTCGCTGGAGGCTACTTCTTCGTGA